The Carassius gibelio isolate Cgi1373 ecotype wild population from Czech Republic chromosome B11, carGib1.2-hapl.c, whole genome shotgun sequence genomic sequence ttggggggccttgctcaggggcacctaagtcatggtattctGTCAGCTCAAGAaccaaacccacaaccttagggttaggagtcaaactctctaaccactaggccatgacttcccaacTACAGTTCATCATAACCAGTTTTGCAAGTTAAAATCTATACCTATTTGTCACCTTAGCAGCATTGCAGAAATGGTTCACTCCATGAAGCCCTGCTAAAAGTGTGACATTTGGCCACCTGAGTTGGTGCAAGAAGAAAAGCTTTCACATCATGAGCAGTTGAAGCACCTGAAGATCAAAGGGCTGCTGTCTTCATTAACACTCTTGAAAATTTAATTAACTCGAATGTAATCAGGATGAATAAACGAAATACCAGGAGAGGATGAGCGAAAGTCATCCCCCACTATCTCCAGATGACTCATTGCATTCTTTCGTATTAATTTTGAACGAATAAACGAAATATGTTGAAAGTGTATTTTGGTGTGTATTTGGATGATTAAATTCTGTGGGTATACTatattgtctttcttttttgaaTAACACGAGACTCATTAATGAGAAATATTTTTGGACTAAAAATCCCAAACTCATTTAAAAGGAATTTAGTAGCAAGAAGAAATATTTTCAACCCATCTTTCATCTTTCAAATGaagaatattaaattaataaagcaaAGTGACAGCTTTCAGTTTAATACCATTGTCTATGTGACATTATTCCAGAGAGACTTTTCTCATCTTTTGTAAAAAGATTAAATCAGATATCATATAATAAACCTCTGACAGCTCAGATGAAAATGAAGGAAACTTTGTCAACCTCTCATCTTTCAAAAGCATTCGTGGTAATCAAATCAATTGTATGTCTATGACAGTGAGTCCAAACCCACCCGTTGAAACACAGATATAGTtcttattaaaatgataaattgctCTGCACTGGAGGCCCCCACTGCTCAACCCAGTCACCATAGCAACAGCGAGAGCTCTGTTTGTGCTTTTGCAGACTTCAGGATAGTTGCAGCGTATGGCGTGGGCACTGCTCATGTTTGGAGAGCGTATGTAGGCGTCAGAGTTGACTTGGTGGAAGAAGCTTATACTGGTGCCAGGTGGATTTCATGAGACCAAGATGGGCCCAAATGCACCACTGGCTTTTTAAGAGGTCACAGCATGACTCAAAAAGGCTTGAAACATTACTACATATAGCTGTAAGCCTGCATAGTGTGCCTAAtgatctgaaaatgtattcatttagcagactacATCTGAAATCTCTTTGAGATGTTGCAGTGCAATAGTGAGAGGTCTTTCGAATTTAGTATCTTGAATTGTCTGACATTCATTTGGATTGACAGAAAGCTAATTGTTGATGTCTCTAGAGGAGACAGAACGTCCTTTGTGCATCTCTGCAGTACTCACTCGGAGCACTGCATGGCAACAGTATAATTAAACCCCAGGTGTGGGATGCTGTCGAGGCATCacagatcatttttatttctTGGTAAAAATCACTGCAATCATTATACTTTCTGTTAATATGCTGTAAGTAACAACAATTCGTCACAGATGGTGTGCTTtggaatagaaaaaataaaatgtaatttttctttcTCCTTCTGACACTTTATTATTTGTGGCTTGCCACATCCTGCGTCTGAAAGATTCATATTCAAACTCCATATGTATGAATGCTTGCACTGCCAGTTTAATCTGCATTTAATAAGAATTTAAAGTATGACCTCAGCAAGGCTGTGAAATGCTCTGGGCTAGAATTAATCTTTGGTGGAtagataaaaagaataataaaaaaaagtaatttaaaaaatacagttttaatgagAAATCAAGCTGTTTAAAAATCATGTCCCAAATGCAAGAATGTCATATTTGAATCCAACTTAAAAGCCTAGGAGTTTGCAGATCTACAGTATTTTACTGGTTTATATGTTTGGTTAAATTACTCTGGAGTAATTACTGACTTTGTCCTGGGAGTTTGCTTAGTGTTACAATCAAATGCCAAATAatgacaaacacaaacaacacatGTACCTATTagcaatcttaaaaaataaaaaaataaaaccaaagaaaaaaaacattatcatgtTAAATGCAGAATTGGCATATTATGATTGTTGGGTTATTTGCTTAGCTTTCATGTACTGTACATCACTCTCAAATGTCTTCTGATTGGTTCTACACCTCCACCACTAACCTGCTGTGAGCCACCAGATTTACACtttataaatgaaagaaaaacagaaaatatttcagCACAAAAATGGGAGGGGTAATGTTTGCAGTGTGTTACAAATTACAATCTAGGGTCATTGTAATTTACAGCAGCTCGTTTATTGTTGTCATTTatgttgccttttttttttcagaaactgcATCAACAGCAATAAGCATCCATTACGGACAACCATCTACAGAGATCCAGGAGCAGATCAGAGCACCGTGAAGAGAGAGCTGACGCACACAGTCTTTAACCTGCAGTGACAGCTGCACATGTACATTAGAACAGATTGGAATTCTTCACTGACAAGGCTTCACTTCCACCTCGACGACACTCACATAACATGCATCAAGTTCATTTAGAGGAGAACCTCTGGGAAACAGCATGACAAGGAGACCTCTAACTATTACAGATAAATCCCAGAGTGTTTGTAGAAATTCTTTTTGTGATTTACacacaaaaatgtgtttcttttggAAAAATCTTTCTCGTTATGATACATAAAATGTGGGACCTGCAGTAAATTCTCCACACGGACCTGTTGTCCAGTTGCTGTTTCACTATATGGATTATGAGAAAACACTTTCCTTAAAGAGTCCAGAGCAGTCTAATTTTCCTTTGGAATACCTCACAGACAATCCAGTTCTCCTCACTTCTTAACACACACAGAGATGAAGTGATTTATAAGTGCTTATTCAAAGTGCTTCCCCCATATTTCACAGGGTGTCTTCAGTAGATTTGCAGAATGTCCAAAACAGTTTATCAGCAATTACAGTCAGATGTACGATGAACGGACCCTATCCTTTTGCAAAGAAATTATCATTCATAAATAGCCAACAAAACACTATAAATTGGTTTCGACTGTGAGTGTTACAAGGCAGTCGAATATTTTCTATTATTGTATCACTACAACATACACTAAACAATCGTGCTTAAACACACATGAATTCAACTTGACATCTCAGTCACACATTTAAATGAGTCAAGTAGGAACAAAAGAAGCAGCAATAAAAATAATCCTAAaccttattttacattataataagaTTATGCAAATACAATACATCTGATCGAACTTTTGATAATGTAGTTTGGTTTGCCCTCAGAGGGCCAGAACCATTGTGCTCTTAAGTCGTCAGAAGCAGCATCTCCCGAAAGCTCTACTGACTGTGGATCCGGTTATTCTGATATTCCTCTTGGAATCAaatcaagtaaataaaaacaaatgaccaAAAAGTGTAGTTGTGCTCATACATATTAGCACATCGTCACTCTTTGAAATGCCTGCCACTTTGTAACTTTTTGTAGTAGTTGTCCTGTTCCATGTGGTTCAGATTGCCCTCCCTATCCAGTAGAACTAGAGGGGTCTTGCGGCGCAGACTGCGACCCTCTGAGGTGTGACCAACGGGGGGGAGCTGAGGGGGAAGTGGTGGCTGGGGCGGCCCGTGGTCAGCCTCATTGGTGGAGGAACAAGGAGAACTGCTCCTCACATTGCGGTAACTGCGGGGCCCATCGCGGTTGAGGTTCTTAAGCTCGTACGACTCGGCCATGTTTCCATCAGAAGATCCCCTCCACTCCCAGGGGTTATTGGGGTTGGAGGTCATACGGACTACGGGGTGGTGGGGGGCGTGGGCATCAACCGTGATGATGCCTGAACCGTTGTCACGTTCTGAACGATTAGGCGATGATTCTGTGCCCGTGATGGATGAGGTACCAGAAGAGGACGAGGTCTCTGAGGATTTGGCCGATCCAGACAGGAGTCCCTGTTGCTTTGACATGGCAATAACCTGCATGATCCGAGGCTGATTTCCTGCCTTATGAACTGGAATATTAGCACCACTTTTTTCTGTGATGGACAGCCATTTGGCCCGAGTGCTGGCACTTTTAGGGGACACAGGTGGAGGGACCGAGGGCTGTGCTGGAGGGCGAGGGGGCATCACTACCCTTGACCCTGCAGGTGGGTTAACCGGTTTGGCTGATGGTTGAACAGATGAATAGACTGAAGAGTGGGCACTATCCTCCTCTGTGGTCGTGTCGTTGCCGCCGTCTGAGCCCTGATCGCTGGTGTCCTCGTCAGGCAAGCTGCCACCTCGCATCTCCATTGACTTTTGCTTCCATTCAGACACTAATTGATGTGACCGCATGGGGTCCAGTGGTACTGGAACAGGTACTGTCACCAGACGCCTCGTTGGCTCCTCTGGAGCTGTAGCACGGGGTAATGTGTTGCTGAAGGTGACCATGGTCTCCTTACCCATTGGACTGCGAGGTGCCAGTAGCTCCACGTCCACGCTGGCTCTCTTTAAGCTTCCCAATGAGGTTTTCTCCCGCTGTACAGGCCGGTTCAGGCCATCTAGACATGCTGGGGATGTTATTTCCTCATTGCTCTCAGAGGCGTGGCCTTTATTATAGACAGAGTCGTGGCCTCTTTGGGCCAGAGCTCTCAAAGCATCCTTCTGCAGGGGAGGAGGTTGCAGGATGACAGTGTCCTCTGGAGATTTGAAGTTGGCAACAGCATGGAAAGCCTGGaatgatttaaaattttaagttaCAGTGGCTTCATTACATTGCTTATTTCCCAACAATACAGAATATTCCAATCACCCAGTGCagtttagggttaggtttaagcCTGGGGTGGGAGCTTGAACCACACTCATATCAGCCAACCTCTGATTTTAGGGGTAGTTAATAGGTAAGGTTAGGGTTGGCATTAAGGCCTATTCCCAGATAGGCTTTGCCCAACCGCAAACCAAAAAATATACTTGTTGGTCATAATGTTGTTTCAGAACCAACATGGACTTTGATGCAGAAACATCTACTTGGGTAAAACACATTAAGCTCAACAGCAAGATAAGGATGGAGGATGGTTTACCAAATACCACTGTTGAAAAAACAGCATATgatggttaggtatgttttgaagcattgtAGCTGGTTTGAGCCGATCCTTAGGTCacgagctggtttaagctggtcctgagcAACTAACTTCTGGACAAGTACCAGaacatgaccagcttaaaccagctcacaACCAGCTCATAACCAGCtcaggaccagctcaaaccagttacaatgcttcaaaacatatccagcatatgttttttttctttttcaaatgggATACTACAccaaaaatatctgcaaaaatatataagtaaacCAATAACTCACCAAGTACGCTGCAATACCAGCGCCAATGCAGAACCCAACGTAAACATCGATTGGGTGACTGCGGTACTGGGTGATCTGAGTGAGTCCCGTCAATGCAGCCGCAATGGCAAAGGCAAACACCAGAACGGGTTTGAGCAGCTTGGTGCTATCAGAGATTGTTGAGTTGAAGTACATCTAGAAGAGCAGAGAGCAACAGAAGTCTCCAGCTGTCATGTGTAAATTAATAACATACTGCCTTGCAGCTTCAGACAGTCTGACAAGCGCAAGGTGGGAAGCAGCAACAACTTATCTCCACGTCTGTCGCTTGAAGTGGATCCTGCCAAATAGCTAGACATGTGAAGCACTTGCCTATAATTAGACTTTCTCTAATCTAGCGAACAGAATGCATTTGTGCATATTAAATCAAACCTTTCTGTATAATACGATCCATTTTGAAATCTATTTCTTGTGTCAATGCATATGACATGCACATCAATTATGTTGGTAgttcattatattttatctacAGTACAATCAGTTTAAACTGTTCTAAACACTACTGAGTTCTCTCATAGAGGAGTTTACTGCAGTAGCCTATaaggtttatatataaaaaaatatatgctgtatgctGCATTGAGACGGCGTTGAAGAGACTTACTGAAATATAAACAGCAGCAAAGGAAGAGAGGGTTGCATGCTGGGAAGGGAAGGTTTTCCTGTCACAAAGGAAAGCAAACATCTAGAGTAAGCCTAGACCAGATATACAACAGAAGTCAGTGTCACACGATTGTAGGTTTAAAAGAAGGAGTGAGTAGGAAGTGCTCTAAAGACAGGAAGAATACCACAAGAGGGAGAAAGAAAATGGTGATTGTACAAAGTTGAAGTTGATCACAGTTAATCCCAAAATCAGATGTTATTCAGTTACCTTGCAGACAGGATAGCGTGCTGATCCTGGCCAGAGCAAATGTCTTTGGTGATGTAAGGGTTCTTGTCACAGGACACACCTGGGACAGTATAATTGGGTTTGCACACTGTGAGAAAGAATGGTGTGTGGTAGCCAGTGGCCAGTTGGATGACATCCGTAACCAGTGCTGTTGCACAAAGACCGAACACATGAACCCCTAGAAGGAGAGACAGATCATGAGGAATGAAACATCAGTGACTCATTTCATCAGTTTCATGCAACACTCTGTGCCTGACTCATGTTACATAATGTTCATCTGCATCACTCCTGCTCAGTAAAGCAGctagaatttattatttattataaatacattcaGCACTTTCATGCTTTAGCTTCAAACATTCTGATATAAAATTGCCTAACAATGAAAAGAGTGTTACATACCGACAAAACGAACGGTTCTCCGCAGGAAAGAGTTAAAATTACATCCACCAGCATTTATGCTTCCTTCAATCCCTGGACGGACCTTCAGTTTGGATTGCATACAATACAGCAGACCTTCACCGATCATGATCTGAACAcaataagattgttaaaaaaaataaaaaattggaatTTGTAAATGTCATTAATCTATGGAGAAGCAAGTTAttactaaaaaaaatacaatcttaaGCATAACTGACTTTAAAGAGATGGCatcatttatattttctattgagTTCAACAGAAcacagaaactcatacaggtttgaaatgacatgagggtgagtaaatgactatATACAGTAGGTTGCAAAGATGTAAATGCAATGTTTTCATCTCACAGAGGCAGCAGGGCCGGCGAACGCCAGACTCAGGAGCATGAGCAGAGGGATGAGCTCATCGCCGCTGTCCACGTACGGCATGCTGAGTGAGCGGTCATGGCAGCGGAATCCCACCTGCGCCGGCTGGAGCACATCCGTCAGTTCCAGGAAGTACAGTGAAACCATGGAGGACGCCACAATGGGTAACTATTTTCTCAGAGGAAGGAGAGCGTGTGCATAGTGAAAAAGTCTTTTATCAGTTTTAAAAGTACTAAAGTGCATGTCTTTCTCAAGTGCAAACAtgtattaaatattgataatacgCAAACATATCCACACCAGAGCACAGTTTAATTACTGTAGAGCAACTGTGGCAGATGGCTGTTGTCAAATGTCAACACAGAGTTCTGTACTCCAGGGCTGACAATGTGGAGGAAGGTAAACACAGTCGCACACTCAAACTGACTGCTATTATGCATTTTCAATTATGTCTTCAAAGAAATTGAGGAAGCCCTGTTGTTTAGAGTGTGTTATGTAATTACCTGAGACACGAATTGCTCTTCTGAAGTATTAAATTGGTAATAAATGATGGCATGTACCTCTACGAAATAGAAGCATGGTAACAGCGTCAGACTGTCTTTGGGCGGTTTCTTCTTGATTTTTTCACGTGCAGTCATCATAATGCTGGTCTTCTGAAGTTAATCTGTCTACACAtaagatcattaaaaaaattacatttaacttgacaagtacatttttatttcttgtaGTATATTATACTGGTAAAATGAAAGATAAAtaggaacaactaattttgtacttaatgcactttaattatgtggaagtagtgctgaagtccagaTAAAGACATACTGTGCTAAAGTGAAACTACTGCAAGGATGCTTTAGatgcactttaaatatcttgcatttaaagatcatacaatcctcatcaaaagtgacattaaaacataTGTTGggcttaatattaaaaaaaatgtgcattgtgcataaGTAGTGCTCCAATTAAagtttaacaataattattataccAATAAGTCACCAGCGATGTCAGTATATGTTAATAAATTTGAACTATAGGATACTTAGtgtgaaataaatttattttaaaaacattatttttttttactagggaATCATGAGTGCAAGATGATGTCATCAaaatttttggtctgttttcggAGAAAAACTTAGTCGGCTGTAGCTCCTTAAATGTGCATATCtactaaaattgtaattttatgttAATATACAAACTAAAGATATTGAATATTATCAAAGTTTTGGCCAATTCCTCCCTTCAACATCTCTGAACCAACTGGAAGCTATTTTTATTGATGACACTCAGTTGGAGACTGTTCATAAGTTGCATCTTTTCAAAGAAGGTCAGAAGATCcttaataaagaaatattacCTGTTTACCaagtgttcacattattttgtgCAAGCCCTGTATGTTTTTACCTTTGATTATATACTATCCGCAGGAAAATGGCTACACAAAAATGTTCAAATGATTATTTTCTCTTCTGAAACAGAACGAGGCCCTCCTGAATTAATGGATAACTGACTGTGTGCCCAAggaaaaatattaagtaaatagCTCCTTTCAGAATACTCTCAAAAGAGCATAACGAATAAATGTTAATGCAGGCTTTTGTTTGAGCAGGCATTGAGAGAATAGTGTTTCTTGCTCTCTGCCAAATCAGCAGTGACTAAACAAGGCACTTGTCCTGAAGACACTCTCCCAACTCTCGAGTGGGAGTGAGCGAGGCTCTGCTGAAATTAGCAGGGAGTCTGTTTTCAAGAGTGGGAGCTCTGTTTATCTCAGAGAGCCGCATGTGTCTCACAGGCAAaagatttctgtgtgtgtgtgtgtgtgtgtgtgtgtgtgtgtgtgtgtgtgtgtgtgacttttagGGAGGAATCCATAGGCACAGAGTTCTCTCCATAAAAGACAGTGTTTGtgctcacacactcacagcaTGAGGCTTTGACTGCGGACAAAGTTAATTAAACTTGACTGGGTTTCTCACACGAATCTGTTTCCTGTGAAATGGGGTTAAACAGTGGGTTGTGCAACACAGCTACTTTCTGACCACTGCTTGTGCCAAGAATCCAAGCAAACTGACCCAGACACTGTGGAACAATGCATGGGTCGATGAAAATCTCAAGCCATGATAACCAGTCAAGGCAAAATCATTATACACTTGAAGTGAAGACACTCCGGAAAAATCAATAATGTAATCAGACAAGAATGAGATAGAGATCCGTCTCACTAATGTTCACAAATCATGAGCAATGTCAATGAAGACGGCAATTATTTCAATTACACAGGCAATTCTGATTCTCACACTGCAACACCTTGAGAGTTAGAAATtgaaaatattgttataatttttataattatatgtgTGTTTGAGTTGTGTAACTCATGATTTTACATATATGTGTTATTGCATTATCAGATAGTAATTATGGTAATATTAaatttt encodes the following:
- the LOC127967831 gene encoding phospholipid phosphatase-related protein type 3; this encodes MMTAREKIKKKPPKDSLTLLPCFYFVELPIVASSMVSLYFLELTDVLQPAQVGFRCHDRSLSMPYVDSGDELIPLLMLLSLAFAGPAASIMIGEGLLYCMQSKLKVRPGIEGSINAGGCNFNSFLRRTVRFVGVHVFGLCATALVTDVIQLATGYHTPFFLTVCKPNYTVPGVSCDKNPYITKDICSGQDQHAILSARKTFPSQHATLSSFAAVYISMYFNSTISDSTKLLKPVLVFAFAIAAALTGLTQITQYRSHPIDVYVGFCIGAGIAAYLAFHAVANFKSPEDTVILQPPPLQKDALRALAQRGHDSVYNKGHASESNEEITSPACLDGLNRPVQREKTSLGSLKRASVDVELLAPRSPMGKETMVTFSNTLPRATAPEEPTRRLVTVPVPVPLDPMRSHQLVSEWKQKSMEMRGGSLPDEDTSDQGSDGGNDTTTEEDSAHSSVYSSVQPSAKPVNPPAGSRVVMPPRPPAQPSVPPPVSPKSASTRAKWLSITEKSGANIPVHKAGNQPRIMQVIAMSKQQGLLSGSAKSSETSSSSGTSSITGTESSPNRSERDNGSGIITVDAHAPHHPVVRMTSNPNNPWEWRGSSDGNMAESYELKNLNRDGPRSYRNVRSSSPCSSTNEADHGPPQPPLPPQLPPVGHTSEGRSLRRKTPLVLLDREGNLNHMEQDNYYKKLQSGRHFKE